From the Microtus ochrogaster isolate Prairie Vole_2 unplaced genomic scaffold, MicOch1.0 UNK16, whole genome shotgun sequence genome, one window contains:
- the Lce6a gene encoding late cornified envelope protein 6A produces MSQQKQQPQELPNAPKCPPPQCPDPCLKTFSSSYGISCSASSSSHSQRPGLPNTAGRRIVHHPQPRCLRGGTTYHCKEEEC; encoded by the coding sequence ATGTCACAACAGAAGCAACAACCTCAGGAGCTCCCAAATGCTCCCAAATGTCCACCTCCCCAGTGTCCAGATCCCTGTCTGAAAACCTTCTCATCTTCTTATGGGATTTCTTGTTCAGCAAGCTCTTCTTCACACTCCCAAAGGCCAGGGCTTCCGAACACTGCTGGACGCAGGATAGTTCACCACCCACAACCCCGCTGTCTCAGGGGTGGTACCACCTACCACTGCAAAGAGGAAGAGTGCTAA